A single region of the Archangium lipolyticum genome encodes:
- a CDS encoding S1 family peptidase has product MGGTAAPDDAAVVALLSRRARCTGEPLTLLCTGALIAPDVVLTAAHCLDIFGTEGAYEIFLGTQLLPEPEPRGQFARVARAVRHWDYDAATHTFDAALLRLAKPLDARPFPLPEPGWGELETGQEARVVGFGDTKDANAPSGQRRQGTLRVTSVEPGAFHAGPSPAMSCVGDSGGPVLVRGSDGREVLVGLTASGDVACRKDAFNVRVDALLESFIHPFLAESLPPPGPVLAPDTLCTDACTRDAECPSGLTCVPVTEDGPGRCLQPALREGDYGALCTEDAHCGAGSVCARLEPEGEEACRCFTPCGRTQPTAPEEARGCTGAPGPGALAWLVWGVWLSRRGGAGACAGHRCG; this is encoded by the coding sequence GTGGGAGGAACCGCGGCGCCGGATGACGCGGCGGTGGTGGCGTTGCTGTCGCGCCGAGCGCGCTGCACGGGAGAACCGCTGACGCTGCTGTGCACGGGGGCGCTGATCGCGCCGGACGTGGTGCTGACGGCGGCGCACTGCCTGGACATCTTCGGGACGGAGGGAGCGTACGAAATCTTCCTGGGCACCCAGCTCCTGCCCGAGCCCGAGCCGCGAGGCCAGTTCGCCCGGGTGGCGAGGGCGGTGAGACACTGGGACTACGACGCGGCCACACATACCTTCGACGCGGCGCTGCTGCGTCTCGCGAAACCCCTGGATGCGCGACCGTTCCCCCTGCCCGAGCCCGGGTGGGGCGAGCTGGAGACCGGCCAGGAAGCGCGAGTGGTGGGCTTCGGCGACACGAAGGACGCGAACGCACCCTCGGGCCAGCGGAGACAGGGCACCCTGCGGGTGACCTCCGTGGAGCCGGGAGCGTTCCACGCAGGGCCCTCGCCGGCGATGAGCTGCGTGGGAGACAGCGGAGGGCCGGTGCTGGTGCGTGGCTCGGACGGGCGCGAGGTGCTCGTGGGCCTCACGGCGAGCGGGGACGTGGCGTGCCGGAAGGACGCCTTCAACGTCCGGGTGGACGCGCTGCTCGAGTCCTTCATCCACCCCTTCCTCGCCGAGAGCCTCCCGCCTCCGGGCCCGGTGCTGGCGCCCGACACCCTCTGCACGGACGCGTGCACACGGGACGCCGAGTGTCCCTCGGGTCTCACCTGCGTCCCCGTGACGGAGGACGGACCGGGCCGATGCCTCCAGCCCGCGCTCCGGGAAGGCGACTATGGAGCTCTCTGCACCGAGGATGCCCACTGTGGAGCGGGGAGCGTGTGCGCGCGCCTGGAGCCCGAGGGGGAAGAGGCGTGCCGGTGCTTCACCCCATGCGGACGGACACAGCCGACCGCGCCGGAGGAGGCGCGGGGCTGTACGGGAGCGCCAGGCCCAGGGGCGCTGGCGTGGCTCGTGTGGGGCGTGTGGCTCAGCCGCCGTGGAGGGGCAGGCGCTTGCGCGGGCCACCGCTGTGGGTGA
- a CDS encoding DUF1592 domain-containing protein, whose protein sequence is MNKVDSRGWRMALAGTACALLLASCTRKEPRANEEPPNPADSQTDQTPPECQGPRDPGRVTLHRLNRAEYDNTVRDLLGDTTRPARDFPADDHGYGFDNNADVLSLGPLLMEKYSAAAEKLVEATWKQDATRDPPLVRVCAPDPADPLPCGRQILERFTRRAWRRPVTSTEVDRLMGFLSLASEHGDSFDAGMKLALRAVLLSPHFLYRVELDPNPASTEPHRLNDYELASRLSYFLWSSMPDEALLAAAGTGTLHTPEQLERQVRRMLADPKAEALVDNFAGQWLYTRALDSFHPDPLLYPFDDGLREAMRQETRLVFREFLLGNRPARDLMDADFTYVNDRLAQHYGLPGPGTQEMRRVSLAGHPERSGLLGQGSILAVTSHPDRTSPVKRGLWVLEQLMCEAPPPPPPNVEGLPPAVDPKMSIKQRMARHRSDPTCAGCHTLMDPIGYGMENFNVVGAWRLKEEVSGAEVDPSGDLPGDVHFKDGVELRAILKADPELDICIAQHLLAYGLGRGPVNADACTLRDVSKQAEARGGRLSDLILAITQSEAFTWRRGEAEGTNEGGAP, encoded by the coding sequence GTGAACAAGGTGGACTCACGCGGCTGGCGAATGGCGCTGGCAGGCACGGCCTGCGCACTGTTGCTCGCCAGCTGTACCCGGAAAGAACCGCGCGCCAACGAGGAGCCCCCCAACCCCGCGGACTCCCAGACGGATCAGACGCCCCCGGAGTGCCAGGGGCCGAGAGACCCCGGCCGCGTCACCCTGCACCGGCTCAACCGCGCCGAGTACGACAACACCGTGAGGGATCTGCTCGGGGACACCACGCGCCCGGCGCGAGACTTTCCCGCGGACGACCACGGCTACGGCTTCGACAACAACGCGGACGTGCTCAGCCTCGGGCCACTGCTGATGGAGAAGTACTCGGCCGCGGCGGAGAAGCTGGTGGAGGCCACCTGGAAGCAGGATGCCACCCGCGACCCGCCATTGGTGCGAGTCTGCGCGCCGGACCCGGCGGACCCGCTCCCCTGCGGACGACAGATATTGGAGCGCTTCACCCGCCGAGCCTGGCGCCGACCCGTCACCTCCACCGAGGTGGACCGGCTCATGGGCTTCCTCTCGCTGGCCAGCGAGCACGGGGACAGCTTCGACGCGGGCATGAAGCTGGCGCTGCGAGCGGTGCTCCTCTCGCCGCACTTCCTCTACCGCGTGGAGCTGGATCCCAACCCCGCCTCGACGGAGCCGCACCGACTCAACGACTACGAGCTGGCCAGCCGGCTCTCCTACTTCCTGTGGAGCAGCATGCCAGACGAGGCGCTCCTGGCGGCGGCCGGCACGGGCACGCTGCACACACCGGAGCAACTGGAGCGGCAGGTGCGCCGGATGCTGGCGGATCCGAAGGCGGAGGCGCTGGTGGACAACTTCGCCGGGCAATGGCTGTACACGCGCGCGCTCGACTCCTTCCACCCGGATCCACTCCTCTACCCGTTCGACGACGGGCTGCGCGAGGCCATGCGCCAGGAGACCCGGCTCGTCTTCCGCGAGTTCCTCCTCGGCAACCGCCCCGCGCGCGACCTGATGGACGCGGACTTCACCTATGTGAATGACCGGCTCGCCCAGCACTACGGCCTTCCCGGGCCGGGCACCCAGGAGATGCGGCGCGTGAGCCTCGCCGGACACCCGGAGCGCTCGGGTCTGCTGGGCCAGGGCTCCATCCTCGCCGTCACCTCGCATCCGGACCGGACCTCACCCGTGAAGCGCGGGCTCTGGGTGCTGGAACAGCTCATGTGCGAGGCACCGCCGCCCCCACCTCCCAACGTGGAGGGCCTGCCGCCCGCGGTGGATCCGAAGATGAGCATCAAGCAGCGCATGGCGCGGCACCGCAGCGACCCGACGTGCGCTGGGTGCCACACGCTGATGGATCCCATCGGCTACGGAATGGAGAACTTCAACGTGGTGGGCGCGTGGCGGCTGAAGGAAGAGGTGAGCGGCGCCGAGGTGGACCCGAGCGGCGATCTGCCCGGAGACGTCCACTTCAAGGACGGCGTGGAGCTGCGCGCCATCCTCAAGGCGGACCCGGAGTTGGACATCTGCATCGCCCAGCACCTGCTCGCCTACGGACTGGGGCGCGGGCCGGTGAACGCGGACGCCTGCACGCTGCGAGACGTCTCCAAGCAGGCCGAGGCACGCGGGGGCAGATTGTCGGACCTCATCCTCGCCATCACCCAGAGCGAGGCCTTCACCTGGCGGCGCGGTGAGGCGGAGGGCACGAACGAGGGGGGAGCGCCATGA
- a CDS encoding CheR family methyltransferase, translating to MTDAECLELLRWAAPRLGLRYEGFRRVRGQVCKRVGRRMKALGVPGLAAYLERLEGDAAERAVLDALCRVTISRFYRDQGVFDALREPLLPEVLEAERARGGSLLRVWSAGCASGEEPYTVAVLFRLGLWPRFPDFRLELVATDADASLLERARQGCYRRATLRELPSGWVDRAFTPREELLCLRPEYREGLDFRLEDLRQRMPEGPFHLVLCRNVAFTYFAPPVQREVLARLLERLEPGGLLAIGAHESLPEGATGLARAAGALPLFRREAPPA from the coding sequence GTGACGGATGCCGAGTGCCTGGAGTTGCTGCGGTGGGCCGCGCCTCGCCTGGGCCTGCGCTACGAGGGGTTCCGCCGCGTGCGCGGGCAGGTGTGCAAGCGCGTCGGCCGGCGGATGAAGGCGCTCGGAGTGCCGGGGCTGGCCGCCTACCTCGAGCGGTTGGAGGGGGACGCGGCCGAGCGCGCCGTGCTCGATGCGTTGTGCCGCGTCACCATCTCCCGCTTCTACCGGGACCAGGGTGTCTTCGACGCGCTGCGCGAGCCGCTGCTCCCCGAGGTGCTGGAGGCCGAGCGGGCCCGGGGCGGCTCCCTGCTGCGCGTGTGGAGCGCCGGGTGTGCCTCGGGCGAGGAGCCCTACACCGTCGCCGTCCTCTTCCGGCTGGGCCTGTGGCCGCGCTTCCCCGACTTCCGCCTGGAGCTGGTGGCCACCGACGCGGACGCCTCGCTCCTGGAGCGTGCGCGTCAGGGCTGCTACCGGCGCGCCACGCTGCGGGAGCTGCCCTCCGGGTGGGTGGACCGGGCCTTCACGCCCCGGGAGGAGTTGCTGTGCCTGCGGCCCGAGTACCGCGAGGGGCTCGACTTCCGCCTGGAGGACCTGCGCCAGCGCATGCCCGAGGGCCCCTTCCACCTGGTGCTCTGCCGCAATGTGGCCTTCACCTACTTCGCGCCGCCCGTGCAGCGCGAGGTGCTGGCGCGCCTCCTGGAGCGGTTGGAGCCCGGGGGGCTGCTCGCCATTGGCGCCCACGAGTCCCTCCCCGAGGGGGCCACGGGCCTCGCCCGCGCCGCCGGGGCGCTCCCCTTGTTCCGCCGTGAGGCCCCGCCGGCTTGA
- a CDS encoding DUF3396 domain-containing protein, which yields MRLDFYMRRPHTQMARAVMRSMDTYLDAVGMENLGFYVDDEGDDQVLDEAGWALNRRNLLEDPWPRVILEDVRTGGPERFHFEYYGRHLDNPEWRGAKEHACVASFWLPTEYLEEQGPERVRALALELAAPLPFCSGNGGMAFLGPNDVVGVTKEIQDLCFRYPGMDLPDVALYSYNIGTRVRGPSWLTFLGQPVLGELGGAAALRARLRSPGTMVQELDGDRVLVTLGEWPDAGDTEQGRTLPAYRELARVLEPWFYEGPLPESRFRPEDRRRWERRFLD from the coding sequence TTGCGGCTGGACTTCTACATGCGCCGGCCACACACGCAGATGGCGCGGGCGGTGATGCGCTCGATGGACACCTACCTGGACGCGGTAGGGATGGAGAATCTTGGCTTTTATGTAGACGATGAAGGCGATGATCAGGTTCTCGATGAGGCAGGCTGGGCGCTCAACCGGCGCAATCTGTTGGAGGACCCCTGGCCTCGCGTCATCCTGGAAGACGTCAGAACGGGCGGTCCGGAGAGGTTCCACTTCGAATACTACGGCAGGCACCTCGACAACCCCGAGTGGAGGGGGGCGAAGGAGCACGCCTGCGTGGCGTCGTTCTGGTTGCCCACGGAGTACCTGGAGGAGCAGGGACCCGAGCGGGTGCGAGCACTGGCGCTGGAGCTGGCGGCCCCTCTGCCTTTCTGCTCCGGTAACGGGGGCATGGCCTTCCTGGGTCCGAACGATGTGGTGGGGGTAACGAAGGAGATCCAGGACCTGTGCTTCCGCTACCCGGGCATGGATCTCCCCGACGTGGCGCTCTACTCGTACAACATCGGCACGCGGGTGCGCGGCCCCTCGTGGCTGACGTTCCTGGGCCAGCCGGTGTTGGGAGAGCTGGGCGGCGCGGCGGCATTGCGCGCGCGGCTGCGCTCACCGGGCACCATGGTGCAGGAGTTGGACGGCGACCGGGTGCTGGTGACGCTCGGGGAGTGGCCGGACGCGGGTGATACCGAGCAGGGCCGTACGCTGCCCGCCTACCGCGAGCTGGCGCGCGTGCTGGAGCCCTGGTTCTACGAGGGGCCCCTCCCCGAGAGCCGATTCCGCCCGGAGGACAGGCGCCGCTGGGAGCGCCGGTTCCTCGACTGA